The Haematobia irritans isolate KBUSLIRL chromosome 1, ASM5000362v1, whole genome shotgun sequence DNA segment gttttgcaaattgtatttccttttatattatttctctttctcgaaataaaacaaattatcaATTTGATTTGCTTGTTGTTTTTTAAGCTTTGTTATTTCTTTTCAAGACGACTCTTACATCGATTTTTTGTTCTAGTTTTATTGAAAGCCTTTTCATTCTCTACAATAAAGTCAtcagaacattttaaaatttgtgtgtgtttaaaaaaaaaatcttcatcaTTTCTTGGTACAGCTAAGTAAGTTTTGTTTGggtttaaatatatttgtaatatttatatatatagatagatataatataataaaaaattcatatcATTTCGAGatgttttaactaaaatttaagtttaaagaaaaataatctaaGAAAAGTTTTTTAACATTGTTTTACAATAATGACAAGTGAACAATAAGATCTTGGATTTGTTTGGAGTAATTTTTTTCCTCCAAAAAAAGATAGGGAGatggtatttttcttttttttatctaAGAGATGTCTCATTTCCCAGGAtgttatttggaaaatttttatggcTTACAGGGGGGAAGAAAAAGAAAACTCGCACTTGCATTAGTATAAAGCAatgatgaaaaacttttctaatttttttgtgtgattttttttgcagttgttatatacatataagaatatctttgaaaaagatatttgtatatatatatataaagataAGTCAATGTGTTTTTGGTGTGTTATAGTTAAAGGTCACTTAAAAGCTACGCATTttgcttttatttcaaaattgcggttagttttgtgttgttttgtgtgttttatttttatagtctgAGTGAATAATCAGGTATTAGTAAGATAATCATATATCTTTAGTGGATCTTGTAAGTCACACGAGATATaatgtttgtatatatatatgtagaattttcttttttgtttgtttgttttttaacaaGGAAACTCATTTGTAATGAGTACATATCAAGTCAGTTATTAGTAATTGGAAGCGTTTTCTATGCAACTTCCCTTTTGTCCCTAATTCCTTTCGACCATTTAAACATAAAAACTAGGCTGGATTCCAATAATTATCCAACAGTTATTTATGCCAAAGGTTAAGAGAAATTTAAAGGAGCTTTAAATAATAATCATTATatttaactaaataaataaataaatgttgtaTATGCATATAGAGATATCTTTGGGTTTCATATGTTTTTTGTTACTTCatcattttaaatataaattatagaaattagTATATAacaagaaattttcttcaagtgTATCTAGAGGTTAGTGTCTGtctctcttttttttattttggggggGTTAAACGAAATTatttaaactaattaattttttggggttttcttAAATAGTCAAcagttttcttttgtttaatgATAACCTAAGAGGGGATAAAAGCTCTATAAGAAATCTTTTTCGGGTAACTTTACGAACGATGTTATTTTGTTAAAGATAATTATACGAGTGCTGATGTTATGATGGTCTAGCAAATGTATGGTAATGCAAATATCCGGTTATCTTATCCAGGCCTCAAAAGAGAGAAAAAAGAGTAAACTTTATTCTCTTCTCTTTGCTCTCTTTCAAAGGCCTTGTTTTTAATGTTAGGAAAGGAacacaaaatctttttttttttaataatacaaataacaagtgtttgaaatatttaacaaaagcattaaaaaaaataagaagaagagGCAAGCATAGTTagctatatgtatataaatagaataaaaGATAGTTCGATTTGTTAGATTGGTATAGCATAGCTTTTCTAAAAGAAGAAAAGGTAAATTCGTTTTCCTttatcgtttttgtttttttttttttgttttgtaaagaaGCTACCTAAGGTTTTTATCCAAATGAACCAATGAACGAACGAACTAAACGAACGAACTAGATAAATTCAACGTTTtgtttaaatagaaaaaaaataataaaatttaaaaaattttttaacatttcaatTACATCCTCCCCCTAAAGGCTTAGCCTTTTAGGAAAAGGAAGTTTCTTTTTCTTCTTAAAGGCTAAAAACCCTTAGGGCCTTATTATCGGGTCTTTGTGGCTGGCCATATTCCATTTGTCCTTGTAAAGAATTTCGCCTATCCCCTTTTCCTTAAGGAAAACGGGCCCACAATTTTCATAATCATaatcatttttttcatttgctaAGGTCGAATCGTTGTTGGtcgtttgttgattttttttttttgggggggatttttttctcaatttgttttgtttttcaaaatcttcaattttttttcttagatttttcttttgcaattattaaaacaattgattatcttttatttttgatttttttttaatatttttttggtaaaattttttggtgaaaaattatttttcttttcatgttttttttgcgagtttttttgtttttagattttATCTTATGGAGTTACGAAGTAAGTTAAAAAGTAGAAGTGCTTAAAAGTGTTTGAATGGCATTTTttcgatttatatagaaagagtgtgtacaaaaacatttatacatttatgaattaaatgaaattgtggGCACCTTaggcttcttcttcttcttcagcTTCCTTGCCTGTGAGCATTTCGATCAAGGCTTGGGTATCGATTTGGTTCTTATCATCGATAACCATTTGATCGTAGGCATCATCAACTTCCTTCATGGTGAATTTGTCACCATAGTTCATGAGCATTTCACGGAATTTATCACCATCGATGAGACCATCGTTGTCGAAGGTCTTGAAGGCGGCAATGACGACTTCATCTTCATCATTAGCACCGGAGGTGGCCATGCGGTTGGCGAACAAGGTCAACAATTGGGTGAAATTGATGGGGCCGGTGGCTTCGTTCAACATTTGGTCCAATTCCTTATCGGAGGCAATTTTGCCTACGGAATCGAAAGCGGCACGCAAATCGTTCTTGCCAATAATGCCATCCTTGTCAGCATCCATAAGTTGGAAAGCCTATAGATTTTCGTAATGGAAAATAAGGAAGAGCGGCAAAATAATGTATGGTTAGTGAATGcataacgatttttttttatagggtgAGTTTCTTCATATACATAAGGTTAGTATTTGTTTTGAATTCTTCGTTATTGTTTTATCAACTTACTTCCTTGAATTCGGCAATCTGTTTTTGGGAGAAAACAGAGAACACAGAGGAACCGGCACGCTTGGACTTGCGGGAGCCACGGCTGCCACCGGAAGCTCTCTTGGAGCCAGTGGTGGAGGCGGGAGCTGGGGTGGCAGCTGGTGCAGGGGTTGCTGCCTCAGATGCGGCCTCAGAAGCGGTTTCAGAAGTACCACCCTCTTCCTTGGTCTTCTTCTTCTTGATCTTCTTCTTCTCATCAGCCtatgattttcataaaaaaatatatataaataattaataaatagaaaatacttttttaaaaaaaattttcacttctAAGGTCTTATTTTTGAAGGATTTTCGgttaattctttaaaatttttctttgcttGTTTTACTTTTGGTATTGAATTTACATAATAACAAATTATTTAGATTTTAATTATTTCCTAATTGTATATTtgatataaaactttaacatttttatttttaattgatttctctttattcttatttatttctttaatttctttaattaatttctttattcttatttatttttttctttacaattatgtatttgttttaatttcttcaataataaataagttatattttgtttattataatatttttaacatatttaattgataaattTTGTAATGAGTTTTTAATGTTACGcttcacaaaaaaatgaaagCCTCTCTATTATATTGCTATGAAATTTTAGGTTATTTTCagtattaattattttctaataaattcaattattaaacaaatattctcataattttattttattcaattttatgagaaaaaaaaaataaattaattattctaaaagcaaaatattaattataatactattaaattataattaatattttgcttttagaataattatttttttttctcataaaattgaataaaataatcTTCACAACATTGGTCATACTGTTTAGTTTAAGGTGAATTGCATAACATACAATGAGAGCTATGATATATTATGGAGGTCAAcgtatgttgaaaattttcgctATGTATGTAAGGTAagaatttttattcatatagaattaCGGTAAATTGGCATTATCTAAAATTCCATAGCGTTAACAAACTAGCTATTTCCTGTTTATTATTATCTAGACTCTCTGGTTTCTTTATTCTCTCTTTACTATGTAACATATAGTAACGGGAGAATATAGAATCCACTTTTCTTAGGACAACATTGGCAACGCTTAAAATGCGATTGAATTCAAAGAGAGTTATGTTGAGAGTTTCTATGTATAACAGTTATTTCCAACACTATGTCGTTTGTGGGAGACGATTTCTTGAGGTTCCCTAAGAGAGTAAGTACATGTGTGTTGGGAAAATCTCTGTGGCAAAAATtgcatattatttatattttaaggtgaaagaagtaaaatttaaatattattacgATTAACTGAATCaatatttataaaacaaaaatcaagcaAACAATTTAAGTGAAATAATAGATTTCATTATtcattatataaataatatatttcactagtaacaatttaaatattagtttaaaataatatatctaaatttcattaaatttttaataaaggtTAATTTTTATACTAAAGCTAGTAGCAGAATTAATATTTGCTAAAAGCTCATATCCTTTTGTAATTAATAttgcattataaaagacaataaaTGTGTGTTTGTTTAatt contains these protein-coding regions:
- the Mlc2 gene encoding myosin regulatory light chain 2; translated protein: MADEKKKIKKKKTKEEGGTSETASEAASEAATPAPAATPAPASTTGSKRASGGSRGSRKSKRAGSSVFSVFSQKQIAEFKEAFQLMDADKDGIIGKNDLRAAFDSVGKIASDKELDQMLNEATGPINFTQLLTLFANRMATSGANDEDEVVIAAFKTFDNDGLIDGDKFREMLMNYGDKFTMKEVDDAYDQMVIDDKNQIDTQALIEMLTGKEAEEEEEA